From Sphingomonas sp. PAMC26645:
CCGGGGATCGTTGCCGAACCGGTCGAGCAGCGGTTTCAGCGCGCGGACGAACTCGCCGGGCAGCGGTATATCGCCACCTTTATCACGGCCGAAGCGCGCCAGCACCGAGGCGTTGTGACTGCGCGAGACGGCGGGGTGAAGCTGCATCACCATGCCGTCCTCGACCGACATCGCCGCCATCTCGGTCAGCATCTGCGCGCGGAAAAGTTCGGCGTCGGCGGCGGTCGGCTGCCCCATGACACGGGCGTAGAGCGCTTCCGCTTCGGCGGGCGTCAGGTCTGCGGTTGCTGCCGAAGGGTGGCCATGATCGGTCGAGGTTGCGCCCGCCGCGCGGAAGCGTGCGCGGTGGAAGCGATGTGCCGCAAGATAGCCCGCATAGCTGCCGACGTCTTCGCCCGCGGTCTCGCCGAAGTGGCGAACGTTGGCGGCGAAGCCCGGCGTCTCGGGATCGACGACCGGGTCGGGACGATAGGCGGTGACGACGCGGCCGTTCCAGTCGCTCGCACGGATCGCGGCGTGGTGGTCGAGCGGGTCGAGCGGGCTTTCGGTGGTCGCGATCAGTTCGATGCCGAACCGGTCGAATAGCGCGCGCGGGCGGAACTCGGGGGTCTTCAGCGCGGCATCGATCGTGTCGAAATACAGGTCCGCAGTCGCGGGTTCGAGGCGGACGTCGATGCCGAACGCCTCGGCGAACACCCAGTCGAGCCACATCCGCGACGGCGTGCCGCGGAACAGATGGTAGTTCGCCGCGAAGATTTTCCAGATCGCGCGCGGATCGGTTGCGGTCGCGCTGCCATCGACCGTTGGCACACCGAGCGCATCGAGCGGCACGCCCTGGCTGTAGAGCATCCGGAATACGTAGTGATCGGGCACGATCAGCAGCGAGGCGGGATCGCTGAACGCCTCGTTCCGCGCGAACCATGCCGGATCGGTATGGCCGTGTGGGCTGACGATCGGCAGGTCCTTTACCCCGGCATGCAGCGCGCGGGCGATGTCGCGGGTGCGGCCTTCGCTGGGAAACAGGCGGTCGGGATGGAGGCGTAGCGGATGGGTCATGCGAGGCGTTCCGGATCGACGGGAGTATAGTGCGGGACGAGCAGGTGGATAACCAGCAACGCGACGAGATAGGCGCAGCCGGCGACCGCGAAGATCGGGCCGTAGCTGCCGACGCCGGCCAGGATCGTGCCCGCGAACTTGGCCATCAACATGCCACCGCATGCTCCCGCCAGTCCGCCGAGACCGATCACCGATCCGCCCATGCCTCGCGGGAACAGGTCGCCGGGGATCGCGTACACGTTGGCGGAAAAGCCCTGGTGACACGCGCACGCCAATCCAATTGCTGCGACCGCCCACCATAATCCCGGTGCCTGCGCGGCGAAGATGATCGGCAGCGCGAACAGCGCGCAGGCGAACAATGCGGTCTTCCGTGCGCGGTTGGGCGTCTGGCCGCGTGCCAGCAGCCGCGACGAGAACCAGCCGCCCGCAACCGATCCGACGTCGGCCAGCACGTATACTGCGACCAGCGGTGGGCCGAAATCGAGCATCTTCACGCCGTATTGCCGGTTGAAGAAATCGGGCAGCCAGAACAGGAAGGTCCACCACACCGGATCGATCAGGAACCGGCCGAGCATGTACGCCCAGCTTTGTCGCAGCCGCAGGAGCGTACGCCAGCGGACCGGCTTGGCAGCGGGCACGGGATCGGCCTCGATCCACGCCAGTTCCTCGGGCGTGATGCGCGGATGCTTGCGCGGCGATCGGTAGAAGGCGAGCCACGCCACCAGCCAAAGCACGGTCAGCGCGCCGGTCGCGATGAACGCCATCCGCCAGCCGAACGTCACCGCGATCACCGGTACGATCAACGGCGTGAGGATCGCGCCGACGTTCGAGCCCGCGTTGAAGATGCCGATCGCCAGCGCGCGTTCGCGCTGCGGAAACCATTCGTTCGCAGCAGCCAGCGCGGCGGGGAACGCGCCGGCCTCGCCGATCGCGAGCGGAATACGTGCGAAGATCATCAAGCCTGCGCTGGTGAACAGCGCATGCGCGACATGACCGATCGTCCACAGCGTCACCGCGACCGCATAGCCGATCTTCGCGCCGACCCGGTCGACGAACCGCCCGAACAACACATAGGCGATGCCGTACGCCGCCTGGAATGCGATCGCGAGATCGGCATAGCCCTGCTCGCTCCAGTTATAGCGCGCTTGGAGTTCGGGTTTCAGCACCGGCAGCACGAGCCGGTCGATATAGCTCAGCGCGACCGCAGCGAAGAGCAATGCACAGACGATCCACCGCACTTTGCCGCGCGGTTTCTCGGCTGCTGGCATGGCCGCGTTCACCAGTTGCACAGCGTGCCATCCTCAAGACGCGCGACCGGGAGATAGGCGCGCTTATAGTCGTAGGTCGCGGCAAGCTCCTCGTCGATGTCGACACCAAGCCCCGGCGCCTCCCCCGGATGCATCATGCCGTCGTCGAAGCTGTACGCGTGCGGGAAGACCGCATCGGTCTCGTCCGTGTGCGGCATATGCTCCTGCACGCCAAAATTGGGCACCGACAGCCCGAAATGCAGCGCCGCCGCCATCGCCACCGGCGACAGGTCGGTCGCGCCGTGGCAGCCGGTCCGCACCTGGTACAGGTCCGCAAGTGACGCGATCCGGCGCAGATGCGTGATGCCGCCCGCGTGCACGACGGTAGCGCGGATATAGTCGATCAGCTGGTTCTGGATCAGGTCCTTCGCGTCCCAGATCGAATTGAACACCTCACCCACCGCGATCGGCGTGGTCGTGTGGTGCCGGATCAGCTTGAACGCCTCCTGGTTCTCGGCGGGCGTCGGGTCCTCGATCCAGAACAGATTATACGGCTCGAGCGCCTTGCCGAGCCGCCCCGCCTCGATCGGCGTCAGCCTGTGGTGAATGTCGTGGAGCAGATGGACCTCCCAGCCCATCGCCTCGCGCGCCGCCTTGAACAGTTCGGGGACGACGCGGAGGTATTTCTCGGTCGACCACACGCTCTCGCTGGGTAGGTCGGCGTCGGCGGGCTCGTAGCGCGCGCCGTGCTTGGCGACGCCGTAGGTCGAGGCGAGCCCCGGTACGCCGCATTGCAGCCGGATCGCCTTGTACCCCTTGGCCTGCTCCGCCTTCGCGACAGCGATGGTGTTCTCGATCGTCGTGCCGTTGGCATGCGCGTAGACCATGCACGCATCGCGCGCCGCACCGCCGAGCAACTGGTACACCGGCATGCCCGCGAGCTTGCCCTTGATGTCCCACAAGGCCGTGTCGACCGCGGCGATCGCCGCCATCGTCACCGGGCCGCGGCGCCAGTACGCACCCTTGTAGAGATACTGCCAGACGTCCTCGATCCGGTGCGCGTCGCGGCCGATCAGGCACGGTACGACGTGGTCGGTCAGGTAGCTTGCGACGCTCAACTCGCGGCCATTGAGCGTGGCATCGCCGAGCCCGGTGGTACCGTCGTCGCACTCGATCTTCAGCGTGACGAAATTACGCCCCGGACAGGTGACGATGACGCGGGCGGAAACGATCTTGGGCATCGAAGGTCCTTCAGGCGATTTCGAGGATAGCGGTTTTCAGCTGTGCCGAACTCGGCCCGGCCATGATCGTGAACAGGCCGGGCTCGACGAACTCGCGCATGTCGACGTCCCACAAAGCGAACGCGTCGGGGCCGAGCGTGAAGCGCAACGTCCGCCGCTCGCCGGGCGCGAGCGTCACGCGCTCGAACCCCTTCAGCTCCATCACCGGTCGCGCGACCGACGAAACCTGGTCGCGCACATACAGCTGCACGACCTCGTCGCCAGCGCGCTGGCCGATATTGGCGACGTCGACCTCAACCTCGACGCTACCGGCTATGCCGATCTTCACCGTCGACAGCCGCGGTGCGCTGACGTCGAAGCGCGTGTAGCTGAGGCCGTGGCCGAACGGGAACAGCGGCGCGGTCTCCGCGAACAGATAGCCGCGCTGGGTCGATGGCTTGCGGTTGTAATAGAACGGCACCTGCCCGACTTCGCGCACCACGGTCACGGGCAGCTTGGCACCCGGATTGATCCGCCCGAACAAAGCCTCGGCCATCGCGGTGCCGCCCTCTTGCCCCGGATACCAGCATTCGAGCACCGCGTTCGCCTTCGCGATGACGCCCGGCCAACTCGGCGGACGCCCGTTGATCGCCGCGATCACGATGGGCTTGCCGAGCGCATGCAGCGCGTTGAACAGCGCGTTCTGCTCGCCGAGAAGGTCCAGCGTGGTGCGGTCGCCCAGGTGATTGGCCGAAAACCCCTCGCGGCTGGTCTGCTCGGTATCGCCGATCGCGAGAATGATCGTGTCCGCCCCGCGCGCGACCTCGACCGCCTCAGCGATCAGCGCGCGGTTCCTGGCGGGATCGGCGAGCAGCACCGCGTCCTGAGACCGGTCCTCGCTCTGCGTGATGAACACGCCCTGCGCATGGACGATCGTCGCCGCGCCGCCGATTAATGCACGCACGCCGTCGAGCAGCGACACCGTCTGGCGCGGCGGCGCGGAATAGCCGCCGAGCCGCGCGATCGCCGCATTCGGCCCGATCACCGCGATCTTGCCCTTGGGCGCGAGCGGCAGCGTGCCGTCGTTGGTCAGCAGGCACATCGATTTGCGCGCGGCCTCCAGCGCAACGCCGCGCGCTTCCGCGTTACCCGTCAGACGAGCGGCGGCGCGGGGATCGACCGGCGGCTCCTCGAACAGGCCGGCGCGGAACTTCAATGCCAACATCCGTGCGCAGGCGGCGTCGACCTGCGCGATTGGCACCGTCCCCGCGCGCACCTGGGCGGGGAGCGTGCGGTAGGCCAGACCGTCGGGCAGCGCGCTGTCGACTCCGGCCGCCAAAGCCAGCTTCGCTGCCCCGTTCAGGTCACGCGCGATGTGGTGGATCGTGTCGAGCTCCTCGATCGCGCCGTAATCGCTGACGATCGCTCCCGAAAATCCCCATTCGCCGCGCAGCACGTCGCCGAGCAGCCAGTGGTTCGCATGACTCGGGACGCCATCGATCTCGTTATACGATGGCATCACCGCGCCGATCCCGGTCCGCGTCACGACCGCGCGGAACGGCGGGAAGAAGCTCTCGCGCAGTTCGCGCTCACCGATCGGTGCGGGGCCGATATTGTTGCCGGCCTGGGGCTGGCCGTGGCCGGTCATGTGCTTCAGCGTCGCGAAGACCTTGCCCGGCGCCAGCGTCGTGCTGTCGCCCTGCAGCCCCTCAACCGCGGCGACCCCCATCTCTCCGCACAGATACGGATCCTCGCCGAACGTCTCCTCGATCCGGCCCCAGCGGGGGTCGCGGGCGATGTCGACGACCGGCGACAGCGAGAGGTGGCTGCCGTGCGCGCGCACTTCGCGGCCAATGATCGCCTGTCCGCGACGCATCAGGTCGCGATCGAAGCTGCCTGCCATGCCGATCGCCTGCGGGAACATCGTCGCGTCGGGCGCCATGTAGCCGTGCAGCGATTCCTCGTGGAAGATCACCGGGATGCCGAGCCGCGTGCCCCGCGCCCAGCGCTGGACCGCGTTGACGAACGCGATCGTCGAAGCCGTCCCGCGCCACGCAGCGCCGGTGCCGCCGGCCGTCACCGCGACCGATGGGCCGCCGCGCTTGTCGGACGGCCGCGTGACCTGCCCGAAGCCCGCCGGATACGCGGCGGTCGCCCGCGCCGGATCGAAATCGAGCCCGCCCGGCACCATCACGTCGGCCTTGGTCGCCCACAAGGAAATGGTCTGGCCAA
This genomic window contains:
- a CDS encoding glycoside hydrolase family 3 N-terminal domain-containing protein, with amino-acid sequence MPTRRDLFGLLGSVSISGLIPGVAYAATASPTYRDPRAPVDLRVRDLMARMTLEEKVGQTISLWATKADVMVPGGLDFDPARATAAYPAGFGQVTRPSDKRGGPSVAVTAGGTGAAWRGTASTIAFVNAVQRWARGTRLGIPVIFHEESLHGYMAPDATMFPQAIGMAGSFDRDLMRRGQAIIGREVRAHGSHLSLSPVVDIARDPRWGRIEETFGEDPYLCGEMGVAAVEGLQGDSTTLAPGKVFATLKHMTGHGQPQAGNNIGPAPIGERELRESFFPPFRAVVTRTGIGAVMPSYNEIDGVPSHANHWLLGDVLRGEWGFSGAIVSDYGAIEELDTIHHIARDLNGAAKLALAAGVDSALPDGLAYRTLPAQVRAGTVPIAQVDAACARMLALKFRAGLFEEPPVDPRAAARLTGNAEARGVALEAARKSMCLLTNDGTLPLAPKGKIAVIGPNAAIARLGGYSAPPRQTVSLLDGVRALIGGAATIVHAQGVFITQSEDRSQDAVLLADPARNRALIAEAVEVARGADTIILAIGDTEQTSREGFSANHLGDRTTLDLLGEQNALFNALHALGKPIVIAAINGRPPSWPGVIAKANAVLECWYPGQEGGTAMAEALFGRINPGAKLPVTVVREVGQVPFYYNRKPSTQRGYLFAETAPLFPFGHGLSYTRFDVSAPRLSTVKIGIAGSVEVEVDVANIGQRAGDEVVQLYVRDQVSSVARPVMELKGFERVTLAPGERRTLRFTLGPDAFALWDVDMREFVEPGLFTIMAGPSSAQLKTAILEIA
- the manD gene encoding D-mannonate dehydratase ManD, with translation MPKIVSARVIVTCPGRNFVTLKIECDDGTTGLGDATLNGRELSVASYLTDHVVPCLIGRDAHRIEDVWQYLYKGAYWRRGPVTMAAIAAVDTALWDIKGKLAGMPVYQLLGGAARDACMVYAHANGTTIENTIAVAKAEQAKGYKAIRLQCGVPGLASTYGVAKHGARYEPADADLPSESVWSTEKYLRVVPELFKAAREAMGWEVHLLHDIHHRLTPIEAGRLGKALEPYNLFWIEDPTPAENQEAFKLIRHHTTTPIAVGEVFNSIWDAKDLIQNQLIDYIRATVVHAGGITHLRRIASLADLYQVRTGCHGATDLSPVAMAAALHFGLSVPNFGVQEHMPHTDETDAVFPHAYSFDDGMMHPGEAPGLGVDIDEELAATYDYKRAYLPVARLEDGTLCNW
- a CDS encoding MFS transporter, whose translation is MPAAEKPRGKVRWIVCALLFAAVALSYIDRLVLPVLKPELQARYNWSEQGYADLAIAFQAAYGIAYVLFGRFVDRVGAKIGYAVAVTLWTIGHVAHALFTSAGLMIFARIPLAIGEAGAFPAALAAANEWFPQRERALAIGIFNAGSNVGAILTPLIVPVIAVTFGWRMAFIATGALTVLWLVAWLAFYRSPRKHPRITPEELAWIEADPVPAAKPVRWRTLLRLRQSWAYMLGRFLIDPVWWTFLFWLPDFFNRQYGVKMLDFGPPLVAVYVLADVGSVAGGWFSSRLLARGQTPNRARKTALFACALFALPIIFAAQAPGLWWAVAAIGLACACHQGFSANVYAIPGDLFPRGMGGSVIGLGGLAGACGGMLMAKFAGTILAGVGSYGPIFAVAGCAYLVALLVIHLLVPHYTPVDPERLA
- the uxaC gene encoding glucuronate isomerase: MTHPLRLHPDRLFPSEGRTRDIARALHAGVKDLPIVSPHGHTDPAWFARNEAFSDPASLLIVPDHYVFRMLYSQGVPLDALGVPTVDGSATATDPRAIWKIFAANYHLFRGTPSRMWLDWVFAEAFGIDVRLEPATADLYFDTIDAALKTPEFRPRALFDRFGIELIATTESPLDPLDHHAAIRASDWNGRVVTAYRPDPVVDPETPGFAANVRHFGETAGEDVGSYAGYLAAHRFHRARFRAAGATSTDHGHPSAATADLTPAEAEALYARVMGQPTAADAELFRAQMLTEMAAMSVEDGMVMQLHPAVSRSHNASVLARFGRDKGGDIPLPGEFVRALKPLLDRFGNDPRLTLILFTLDEDTYSRELAPLAGHYPSLRLGPPWWFHDSPEGMRRFRERATETAGFYNTVGFNDDTRAFLSIPARHDVARRMDCAFLAKLVAEHRLEEDEAHEVARALTYDLVKQAYRL